DNA from Candidatus Epulonipiscium sp.:
TCTTTATTCCTCCTCATCCACATTACTCTACTTATCTATAATATCGGATTTTGATATAGTTTCTTAATAGCCTTTACAATATTATGCACAAAAAAATCCCCTAAGGGGATTTTAGATGCTTATATCAATATTTTGTCCTAAATGGGGTTGTAGGGACTGTTCTAAAATATTACGGCTCACATCGGCCATTTTTAATATATATGTCATTTGCATTTTTGCTTGATCCATTACGTTCTTTAGCATGGTGGTACTAACTTCTTGTTTTATCTGGGCTTGACTTAATACAGTTGACATGGCTTCAATATTCATATAATCTCCCCCTATTATTTATTATTCGATATGGGAGTCTAAAGTCCTTTGTATTTCTTCTTCCATTATCAGATTATGCACTTTTTTCCCACATGTGCCATCCATATTTTCCATTAATGTATCTAATTCCTTAAGACGCTTGTCCCTTTCATCATCCCTATTTTCTATAATCTTTTGGCAAAACATATCTATGTTCATTCCATCTTCTATAAAGTATGCTATATGTTCATCAAATGGTAAAAAGTACTCTTCAAAATCTTTCTTTCTGCCATAAATGTATAATACAGGTTTTCCTGTAGCTAGGTATTCTATTGTCCAGGAGCTAACATCACTGACCATTCCATCTGATATAATAGTTGCGATTTTATTATCCAAGGTACTATCCAAAATAAAATTGCTTTTTCTCATTATTCTTTGTTCAATATTTTCGTATCTTTCTATCCAATGGTTTTTCATAGATAAAACCGTTTGTTTTAACAAAGGATGGGGGCGCCAAAGTAAAACTATCCCTTCCTTTGAAGTTAATTCTTCTAATAATATTTCTAAGTTATCAAGATAATTGTCACTGTTTAATAAGTTTTTTATACTTGAGTTCAATGCTATGACCTTTTTATCCCCGATTTTATCCAACCACTCCTGTGGTATTTCAATATTTTCTTTTTTTAAGTTTACAAAGGCATCTATTTTAGGGGAACCACATAATAATAATTTTTCTGATTCGAATCCGTACTTAAGATATAAGTCATATAATACTTTTGATTGCAAAATAACCTTATCTGCATATATTATACCAGGCAATCTGATTTTATTTAAAAATTCTTCCTCTGTACCTACAGTGCCTAAAATATAATAAGAACTATATACTAATAGTTCCGTATAATTTTTTAA
Protein-coding regions in this window:
- a CDS encoding putative motility protein, producing the protein MNIEAMSTVLSQAQIKQEVSTTMLKNVMDQAKMQMTYILKMADVSRNILEQSLQPHLGQNIDISI